A genomic window from Gallus gallus isolate bGalGal1 chromosome 33, bGalGal1.mat.broiler.GRCg7b, whole genome shotgun sequence includes:
- the LOC112530853 gene encoding olfactory receptor 14A16-like isoform X1, producing the protein HFWLLLGIYLAALLGNGLISTAVACDHRLHTPMYFFLLNLALLDLGCISTTLPKAMANALWHTRHISYAGCAAQVFFFVFFLSAECCILTIMSYDRYVAICKPLHYGTLLGSRACATMAAAAWGTGLLNAVLQTANTFSLPLCQGNAVDQFFCEIPQILKLSCSKSYLRDVGFLLFSICLAFGCFVFIVVSYVQIFRAVLRMPSEQRRHKAFSTCLPHLAVLCLFLSTGFFVYMKPPSLSSPFLDLTVALLYSVVPPTLNPIIYSLRNQDIKHALNQLLQYAQFQLP; encoded by the coding sequence cacttctggctcttgctgggcatctacctggctgccctcctgggcaacggcctcatcagcacagccgtagcctgcgaccaccgcctgcacacccccatgtacttcttcctcctcaacctcgccctcctcgacctgggctgcatctccaccactctccccaaagccatggccaatgccctctggcacaccaggcacatctcctacgcaggatgtgctgcacaggtctttttctttgttttcttcctctcagcagAATGTTgcattctcaccatcatgtcctatgaccgctatgttgccatctgcaagcccctgcactacgggaccctgctgggcagcagagcttgtgccaccatggcagcagctgcctggggcactgggcttctcaaTGCTGTGTTGCAAACTGCCAATACAttctccctgcctctgtgccaaggcaatgctgtggatcagttcttctgtgaaatcccccagatcctcaagctctcctgctcaaaatccTATCTCAGGGATGTTGGGTTTCTCCTTTTCAGTATCTGTTTAGCctttgggtgttttgtcttcattgttgtgtcctatgtgcagatcttcagggctgtgctgaggatgccctctgagcagagacgacacaaagccttctccacgtgcctccctcacctggccgtgctctGCCTGTTTCTCAGCACGGGCTTTTTTGTCTACATGAAGCCCCCCTCTCTTTCTTCCCCATTCCTAGATCTGACAGTGGCACTTCTGTACTCTGTGGTTCCTCCAACACTGAACCCTATTATCTACAGCTTGAGGAACCAGGACATCAAGCATGCCCTCAACCAATTGTTGCAATATGCACAATTCCAGCTTCCATAA